A stretch of DNA from Tachysurus vachellii isolate PV-2020 chromosome 4, HZAU_Pvac_v1, whole genome shotgun sequence:
agtacttatgctatgaagcagggaatacaattatggtgagttgttgatcagggtgattgtctggggaaagaaactgttcctgtgtctggtagttttagtaagcaaagttctcccctctgtaggcatcttccttggcatgtcaaagttttttcagtttggctGTGAACCATTGTTTTGATAGACAATTTATTGTAGTACACAATATATCATACGGATTATGAGGTTTTCTAATCCAGTCTGCTGGTCTGGACAAGTGAGCACAATATTGTGAACTAAGGTAACCTTTACACTACTACAACATGGTATGATAAAACGTCATCAACTGACACTCACTAGGACCATGAGGAGTTTTTATTGTTCTTCCTGGTACAGTATGTACCTGTAAAAAAGTATACGCCCTCAAAGATCACCTGATTTACCTGAAGCCTGAAGCCATGTACTGAACCTGTACCTGAAAATAACCAAAACTTGACAAATTGTATGTCAATGTAAGTAAAATCTTCTATTTTAATTATCTGACatgatagatttattttttatatttaaaaaccaccaaaagaataaaagttttacagttttatatatcGTGTTTCTAGTCTTAGTTTAAGTGTCTGATGCAACAGCATTTCCTGTTACAGTCAGTACTAGAAGTTGATAGTTTTGATGTGTTTACTATTAATCTATATAAAGGTTTCATGTTACCTGTAAGTACATATGATGTAATAACATTTCTTTGTGTATAACTGTGAACAACAGCGTCTGTTTGAACGTTTTACTAAGAGTTAAAGCACAATGCGAATAAGAAGCAATAACAGCAATGACTCTATTTTGTTATGTAGCTCTACGACTCCAAATACGACTCCAAATCATCACTTTGCTAATTTTCTGCATAATATTCTCTTTACCTGTGGTTTCCTAACTCTTTAGTCTTTATGATTCTGTTCATTTAGGTATGTTTGCTAACATTTGGTGACCTTTTAGGAAGAgatgtatttatactgagatttcACACACGCTTCAGTATTATGGGCTATTGTTATGACATAAAATCTCAGTTAAGCCTAATTCAGCTCTAAGTTGATACACTGCAATAAATGGAACAGATCAACAGGGTGAACAGTTTTAATATTAACTAATTTGTATATGTTGAAAATTTTTGTAATTGTCTCAGTTGTATCTGGGTTAACTTTTTGTGTTTTGCGTCTATCAACAGAAATCTATCTTCTCTTCAACAATTcttaaatacaaatgttttgACAGAATTGTAAATGTGAAAGTTACATGGCGGGTGTAATAAATTTGGGCACTAATACAGCCATGGCAAGTGAATCCTCACCAAAGGCTCCAGGTTAGATGTCtttcaaaatatattgtttCTTTTGTGCATAATGATATTTGCACTTTGAGAAAAAGTTTATTGTCTACCttattttttaatgtctgttgtgtttatatCTACTTTTTCAGATCGAAAGATTGTACTGCAGGGAAAAGCTGGCGCTAGAAAGAACAGAGTAGCCAGGTTCATCCTGGGAGACACAACGCTGAATGAAGAGAGTGAAGAGTGTCTTTTACATGAAGGTGAACATGCAGGAAGGAGGATCTGCATCGTGAATACACCAGGATGGGACAGAGTTTCTATAGAGTGCACTACagggaaaattaaaaaagaaatcgtCCGAAGTGTGACACTTTGTCCTCCAGGTCCACATGCTCTGGTTCTGGTGTTGCCCGTAAACGCTGATGATGAACTATCTGTAAATGAACTTAAATCAGCAAGTCGACACATGGAGCTGCTCTCTGAGAGGGTCTGGAATCACACTGTGGTGCTTTTCCTGTGTGAAAGAGATGTGGAGGAATCCACAATCAATGAACACATTCATAAAGCAGAAAAACTCCTGGAAAAGTGCAGAGGCAGACACTGTGTTATGCGTCTGAGTGACTCTGAAGCCCAGGTCCATGGACTTCTTAAAGAGATAGACGACATGGTGAAAGAAAATGCTAGTGATAGCTTCCAGCCACAGGTTTCTGATGAACTGATGCGGAGCAAAATGTCATGCAAAGAGGATACACAAAAGAAAACGAATAAACAGCAGAGTGAAGAAAAAGTAGAAGAGAAACATGATCTTAGGAAGAGACGTGGAAGCCTCCAAGGGTTACTTCCTAATAGTAAGTATAACTTCATAACATGTTCATAACACATTTCggttgtggtagcctagtggttaaggtgttgggctaccaatcagaaggttgtgagtttgattcctacgtccaccaagctgccactgctgggcccctgagcaaggcccttaaccctcagttgtataaaaatgtaagtcgatATGGAtcagggcgtctgctaaatgctgtaaatgttcaaTTTGATAATGAATTCATAACACTGACTAAAGCAATCTAAGTAATATATTACTCTGGTGTCTATACTATTTCTTTTTCCACAGTGACTACAGACACAGAAGATTCAGaaaggcaaagagagagaactgaggccaaaaagaacataaatcaGGACCAGTTGCCGTGGAATTATCTCAAACCCGTAGTAGTGATCCTAATGTCCTTCATGGGTGCTCTTATAGGCTCAGTGGCAGGAGCCCAGAATGGAACAATGGGGGCAGCTGTGGGGATTGTCATTGTATTTGTTTCACTACTGCTCATTAGTTTGTGTCTGGTCAGTCTAGTACAATAGTCAAGatacatgaaataaatattgattctgtctgtcttctttaAATTGTACACTGCTATTGCTGGGATTGAGCATTATGTTTTTGCATCATGTGTGaagtgactgtctgtgtgtgtagctacTGTGGTAGCAAATCAATAATATATTACTGTCATTCATGTTttccatattttaaaaaatatctaatatctaatatctaacATTTCAGTAGAGATCTAGCAtggaaatgcaaaaaataatatatgctTATATTGTTGGAGCTGATGACACTTAAAATTTGTACTTTGATGTAAaggtgatgtattttttttttatacctttttgtACCTCAGGTTGCCTACATCTGCTCACTTATTAAATAGCGTATTGATAACATAAGAAGAGGTATTTTAACCCTGTAATAaccaaatatagaaaaaaatttgCAACATTTTTTGACCTCTCAGATATTGTTTAAGGGGACCTCTGATGtagaaatgaaagatttttcaaattttttacattttagtacgTTTTTAGGGAAATGTAATATTGCAACGTTGGCaacattttattatgaataagaaattattaatacatttttttttttttaaatctgttttattaaactttttctTCTATCACTTTCAGTGTGGTTTGAATGATGTCTGTGTTTACTTGCAGTGATAGTCCCTAAGACAGTTTTTTTCATCTGAGAAGCACAGGTAAACATTGCACTTGCTACACAGTGTGCTTGTTTTCCATTATTGCAGTGTCTGCAACGTCCTCTCTTTGTCTTTACTTTGTAGAAGAGCCAAGCGTTAATCACAGCAAGGACGATGGTGTaccagaaaatgtaaatgtaccagCAGTGGGATTTCATGGGGAACTTGTACTTGGCAGCAAATGAGTCAAAAAATACACACCTCCCATGTGTTTGTTGTAGGAACCAACAATTTAAGGCCTCTCGACATCAATGACAATTTTTTGCTTGTCTAACAATGGGACACTGGTGAAGTAGTTGTTTGTGTAGATCTTTTAGTTTTGACCCTCTGGAAGTGTGGAGGTGAGCTTCATCACAACATCACCTGACAGTTCAAGTTCAGATTTGGCTTGTCGTATTCCATCTACACTCccttggtaaaaaaaataattgaataatacaTATGGGTCTTATATTGTAGTAGATAAACTGAAAGAATAGACAGGGTGGTAGACCAGGTGTTGAGGGTAGAGATCTAAGTATCATCCATCAAAGTATTGGATTATCATTTCAATGCAAATGCTAATCAAAATTCCACTACTACATTGAAACAATATTGTCTGGCTGGCCTATTATGCTCTCTACTTATTATACTAAAAGGAACACACGCATCCCCTAGAGCACTTACAGGTTCATATTCAAGACCATTTACACCTGTCCCTGAACAATGCAACAGGCATCCCCCCAAGAAATCCAGAACATTCAGAGCCTGCTTTTCTATCTCCTAATGCTATAAACTGCTACTTGGGCAACACTCATAAAAAATCTCAGGATCATTTAGAcgttaaataacaaacaaaatactACAAAGATACAGGGAGTTTCAGCTACTGCTCTAGATGATGGAGTTTCAAATACCACATACAATTTATTCCTGTGTTTAATTATGGTCTAATCTAAACTAAgtacaaatttaacaaaaaatgcaCAATGAATCATCTaacagtttacattttattttgtgaccATGTGAGTAGTGCGGTGTCcttatgtaatgtgtaaagAGCACAGGCTATTTTAACTACCACTCTGGCCCAAAGTTGTAGAATTACAACATAGACTTAACAAGCTCCAAATCAAATCTGATTAATGTTTTCCAAAATAACTAAATATGTATGTGTTCTAGAtattgtaataaacacaaaaaaatttaaGTAATTTTACTTACTTGAATCTTGACAATTCCAGTCATGcaaaaaaaaggagatgagCTCAACACAAAGTTTGCAGGTAGAGTGAGTTCATGGCCAGATGACTGGAGCTATAATCACTTCTTCTATCCAATAGCATTATGAGGACCAATAGAACCCATTAACTATGTAAATGTGGTCTTTACCAAGTTAAACAAGACTACCAGtccagcctcaaagtcaaactttgtttttttttggtttatgtgactttagtacatacttatttaatgtggcaaaaggacaggaataaagaaaagattgaacggtctttggcacctcaactttcacattatgttcctctcaaatttgtgatttgcttccacctgcaaattgctttgtgtatcatatttaataaaccaatacaatttaaatgtttaaattaacatgtatagtcacaccattgtagcagtgttgcatgcagtaggctataaggtaagtagtgattgttcatttgaagtttactcaagtggaagaatgt
This window harbors:
- the LOC132844865 gene encoding GTPase IMAP family member 4-like, which gives rise to MAGVINLGTNTAMASESSPKAPDRKIVLQGKAGARKNRVARFILGDTTLNEESEECLLHEGEHAGRRICIVNTPGWDRVSIECTTGKIKKEIVRSVTLCPPGPHALVLVLPVNADDELSVNELKSASRHMELLSERVWNHTVVLFLCERDVEESTINEHIHKAEKLLEKCRGRHCVMRLSDSEAQVHGLLKEIDDMVKENASDSFQPQVSDELMRSKMSCKEDTQKKTNKQQSEEKVEEKHDLRKRRGSLQGLLPNMTTDTEDSERQRERTEAKKNINQDQLPWNYLKPVVVILMSFMGALIGSVAGAQNGTMGAAVGIVIVFVSLLLISLCLVSLVQ